A genomic segment from Corylus avellana chromosome ca5, CavTom2PMs-1.0 encodes:
- the LOC132183118 gene encoding desmethylxanthohumol 6'-O-methyltransferase-like, translated as MESKESMALLQGQAEIWQHLYGVVDSMALKCAVELRIADIIHSHGGPITLRQIALGIDSPSPHIPYLARIMRLLVRKNIFTEHRHPPDGGETLYGLTQTSRWLLRDAELSLVPMVLMRYHPWQLAPLHYLSHCVKEGGTGFKKAHGCEIWDFASKNPEYNNIVNDAMACTTKIVMAAILDEYKDGLGCVGSLVDVGGGTGGMIAEIVNAYPHIKGINLDLPHVVAIAPERPGVSHVGGDMFDVIPNADAIFMKWVLHNWSDEHCMKILKNCRNAIPKKGGKVIIVDVVLEKESTDLFGETPMALDLCMMAYTAGGKERTELEWKKLLEEAGFGGYKIFKIPTLTSIIEAYPD; from the exons ATGGAATCAAAAGAAAGTATGGCGTTGTTACAAGGCCAAGCCGAAATTTGGCAACACCTTTACGGAGTGGTGGATTCAATGGCATTGAAATGTGCCGTCGAGCTCCGCATTGCTGATATTATACACTCTCATGGTGGCCCCATTACTTTGCGCCAAATAGCCTTAGGGATTGATTCTCCATCTCCTCATATCCCATACCTTGCACGTATCATGAGGTTATTAGTTCGTAAAAACATTTTCACCGAACATCGTCATCCACCGGACGGTGGGGAGACACTCTACGGGTTGACACAAACATCAAGATGGCTTTTGCGTGATGCTGAGCTGAGCCTAGTACCAATGGTGTTGATGAGATACCATCCGTGGCAACTGGCACCGTTGCATTACCTCAGCCATTGTGTCAAGGAAGGGGGCACTGGATTCAAGAAGGCCCATGGCTGTGAGATTTGGGACTTTGCATCAAAAAATCCCGAGTACAACAATATAGTCAATGATGCCATGGCATGTACAACCAAGATTGTAATGGCAGCGATCTTGGATGAATACAAAGATGGGTTAGGCTGCGTGGGATCATTGGTGGATGTAGGAGGTGGGACGGGAGGGATGATTGCTGAGATTGTTAATGCATATCCACACATCAAAGGTATTAACTTAGATCTGCCGCATGTTGTGGCCATAGCACCGGAGCGCCCGGGGGTCTCCCATGTTGGAGGTGACATGTTTGACGTCATTCCTAATGCGGATGCAATTTTCATGAAG TGGGTGCTACACAATTGGAGTGATGAACATTGTATGAAGATTTTGAAGAATTGCCGAAACGCAATACCAAAGAAGGGGGGAAAGGTTATTATTGTTGATGTTGTTCTTGAGAAAGAAAGTACCGATTTATTTGGTGAGACTCCCATGGCATTAGATTTGTGTATGATGGCATACACTGCTGGTGGAAAGGAGAGGACTGAGCTTGAATGGAAGAAATTATTGGAGGAAGCAGGCTTTGGTGGCTAtaaaatcttcaaaattccaactTTAACATCCATTATTGAGGCCTATCCTGACTGA
- the LOC132181728 gene encoding uncharacterized protein LOC132181728, with translation MDGGPLKGPVGPKVADLVAILAQHIAMGNKGPPAKKREQATSEENMKPESLGLGEDCARLEESDGKVKRGKGEVRELCRMVKEKRPKLVFLMETKLPIQRMERIKVQAGFESNFVVNNVGRSGGLALLWNEDIGVEIQNYSRRHIDAIVKLEGNGIEWKFTGFFGHPEVGKRQEAWSLLWHLSSFSPAAWLCVGDFNEVKEDAEKFGKVPKPRWQMEAFRETLNFCHLQDLGYSGAKYTWCNMKLGDNLVMERLDRATATSGWRDIFPVMNMEVLANRNLDHTPLLLTFSKPVWRWRRRKIKFRYEAEWSADKECQKIITEVWNTKLSRIREWRAIRQKLEESKLGLKKWAEVNKPPIEGLIDSKTRELQQIQCAEGNLDVEKVGQLQREVNTLIEQNDTHLRQRAKVAWLTSGDRNSAYFHACFN, from the exons ATGGATGGGGGCCCACTGAAGGGCCCGGTTGGCCCAAAAGTAGCTGACCTTGTAGCAATCCTAGCCCAACATATAGCAATGGGGAATAAGGGACCTCCAGCAAAGAAAAGAGAGCAAGCGACCTCTGAGGAAAACATGAAACCCGAAAGTTTGGGTTTGGGTGAGGACTGTGCTAGATTGGAGGAATCTGATGGGAAAGTGAAGAGAGGAAAAGGAGAAG TTCGGGAGCTTTGCCGTATGGTGAAGGAGAAGCGACCCAAAttggttttcttaatggaaaccaaATTACCAATACAGCGTATGGAGCGAATAAAAGTACAGGCTGGGTTTGAAAGTAATTTTGTGGTGAATAATGTAGGGCGTAGTGGTGGTTTGGCGCTTTTGTGGAATGAGGATATTGGAGTGGAAATTCAAAACTATAGTAGACGGCACATAGATGCTATAGTAAAGTTGGAAGGGAATGGGATTGAGTGGAAGTTTACCGGATTTTTCGGTCATCCCGAGGTGGGAAAGCGGCAAGAGGCATGGAGTCTTCTTTGgcatctttcttctttctctcctgCGGCATGGCTATGTGTTGGAGACTTTAATGAAGTCAAGGAGGATGCAGAAAAATTCGGTAAGGTCCCTAAACCCAGATGGCAAATGGAAGCTTTTAGAGAAACCTTGAATTTTTGTCATTTACAAGACTTGGGATATTCTGGTGCGAAATATACGTGGTGTAACATGAAACTGGGAGACAACTTGGTGATGGAAAGGTTGGACAGGGCGACAGCTACATCTGGGTGGAGGGATATTTTCCCTGTAATGAACATGGAGGTTCTCGCTAATCGTAATTTGGACCATACACCATTGTTGTTGACATTCAGCAAACCTGTCTGGAGATGGAGGAGAAGGAAGATAAAATTCCGGTATGAAGCTGAGTGGAGTGCAGATAAGGAGTGCCAAAAAATAATCACTGAGGTGTGGAATACTAAGCTTTCAAGAATAAGAGAATGGAGAGCAATTAGACAAAAGCTGGAAGAAAGTAAGTTGGGATTGAAGAAATGGGCTGAAGTTAATAAGCCACCCATCGAAGGGCTCATTGATTCCAAAACACGGGAGCTTCAACAAATCCAATGTGCCGAAGGTAACCTGGATGTAGAGAAAGTAGGCCAACTACAAAGGGAAGTGAACACACTTATTGAGCAGAATGATACCCATCTTCGGCAGCGTGCAAAGGTGGCATGGTTGACTTCGGGAGACAGGAATTCTGCATACTTTCATGCATGCTTTAACTAG
- the LOC132182702 gene encoding desmethylxanthohumol 6'-O-methyltransferase-like, whose product METKETLALVQGQAQIWQQMIGSVDSMALKCAVELRIADIIHSHGGPITLRQIASGIDSTSPNIPYLARIMRLLVCKNIFTEQHQPVDSGEETLYGLNQASRLLLHDAELSLAPMVLLRNHPWLLAPLHWLSQCVKEGGTAFNKAHGCEIWDFTSKNPEFNNIFNDGMACTTKIVMRVILAEYKDGFGCVGSLVDVAGGTGGTIAEIVKAHKHMRGINFDLPHVVATAPMHEGVSHFGGDMFESIPNADAILIKWVLHNWSDEHCIKILENCRKAIPEKSGKVIIVDIVVEKDGNDLFDETRMVFDLTMMAYTAGGKERTELEWKKLLEEAGFGRYKIIKIPAIQSIIEAYPN is encoded by the exons atggaaacaAAAGAAACTCTGGCATTGGTACAAGGCCAAGCCCAAATCTGGCAACAAATGATCGGCTCGGTGGATTCTATGGCATTGAAATGTGCGGTGGAGCTCCGCATTGCTGATATTATACACTCTCATGGTGGCCCCATTACATTGCGCCAAATAGCCTCTGGGATTGATTCGACATCTCCTAATATCCCCTACCTCGCACGTATCATGAGATTACTTGTCTGCAAAAACATCTTCACCGAACAACATCAGCCGGTGGACAGTGGTGAGGAGACACTCTACGGGTTGAACCAAGCGTCAAGATTGCTTCTGCATGATGCTGAGCTCAGCCTAGCGCCAATGGTTTTATTGAGGAACCATCCATGGCTTTTGGCACCGTTGCATTGGCTCAGCCAATGCGTCAAAGAAGGGGGCACTGCGTTCAACAAGGCCCATGGCTGTGAAATTTGGGACTTTACATCAAAAAATCCTGAGTTCAACAATATCTTCAATGATGGCATGGCGTGTACAACCAAGATTGTGATGAGGGTGATCCTGGCGGAATACAAAGATGGGTTTGGTTGCGTGGGATCATTGGTGGATGTAGCAGGTGGGACGGGAGGGACGATAGCTGAGATTGTTAAAGCACATAAACACATGAGAGGTATTAATTTCGATCTGCCACATGTTGTGGCCACAGCACCCATGCACGAAGGGGTCTCCCATTTTGGAGGTGACATGTTTGAGTCCATTCCTAATGCAGATGCAATTCTCATAAAG TGGGTGCTACACAATTGGAGTGACGAACATTGTATAAAGATTTTGGAGAATTGCAGAAaagcaataccagagaagagtGGAAAGGTTATTATTGTTGACATTGTTGTTGAGAAAGATGGTAATGATTTGTTTGATGAGACTCGCATGGTATTCGATTTGACTATGATGGCATACACTGCCGGTGGAAAGGAGAGGACTGAGCTTGAATGGAAGAAACTACTGGAGGAAGCAGGCTTCGGTCgctacaaaatcatcaaaattccAGCTATACAATCCATTATTGAGGCCTATCCCAACTGA